CCTATCAGATGCCGCGCGCCTTGCTCGACTTCCACCGCTTCGGCCTCGCGCCGCAGCCGATGATTTCGAACGCGCGGCGCGCACGTCTTGGTGTACTGCCGCGATATGACAACCTGGTGACTGCGGAGATCGCGCTGCATGAATTGATTGGCATCGCGCAATTTCATGTCTATCGCGCAATCGGATGGTTCTGAAGCTCGAATAGCATCACGCATCGATTTATTTAGAGATGCGAAGATTGTGTTTGAGTGGCAGTACGTGCGTGACTGGCGCAGGAAATCAGTGAGCATCACGGCTGTTGGCTGCACGTAACAATATGTAACGAATTGTCATTGCAGTTACAAAACCGTCTGTTGGAGCGGATATTGCTGACTAGAATGCATTGTCTTTCCGTTTGGACAGGCAAATACTCGGGTCCACAACCACTCTGCGGAGGTAGCGATGAAGAAAGTGTCCCTGGCGATCCTGGTTTCCCTCAGTGCCGTAACGGGCGTGGCTTATGCGCAGGACAACGGCGTCATGATGAGCACCGATCCGGCCAAGGCCGCCGACGTCGAGCAGCGCGCGCAAGATTTGCAAAACCGCCAGCAAGCAATGGAAAGCGCACCGGCGATGCCGATGAAACACCACAAGTCGGCCCCGCATCACAAGAAGGCCCCCAAGGCCGACGCCGGCTCCTAAGCGCAGTTACCCGACTCACCCGCGGTCGCGCCGCGAAGGTGAAAAGCCGAAGCCGGCACCGCCGGCTTCGGCTTTTTTGTTGTCTAATGGACTGGCGAAGAACTCGCGAGCCTCGGAGCAGCGCGGCGCGCCGACCGGCCCCGCGCCAGCCGCTTCAGCCTCGCGGCGCCCGGCTGGCGGTGTGCTAAAGTCGCGCACCGACCGGCACCTGGCCGGAATCCCCTAACCCGTGCGCACCTTGGTGCGGAGGACAGCATGAGCAACATCCAGCTTGATATCGAATGGACTGAAGCAGCATCTCGCAAAATCGAAAAACTGATGCCGCGCGGCGGTCAGGAAGCGTTTCTGGCGCTGCCGCCCGTCGAATGTCTGCCGATGGAAGGCGACGTGCTGTTTCTCGGCCCGGACGGCAAGCAGCAGCCGTTCATCGTCGCGGAACGCCAGTATCACCACGATGGCGACGCCGACTGGACCATCATTCTGATCCTCGACGTGCCGCAAGCCACGCACTGAGAATTGAACGGCGGGCGAGTTGCCGGGCAAATCGCCCCGGCAATTCGCTCGCCGTTGTGCCGCGATGCGCGTGAACGTTCAGGCGATCTTCGACACGACGCGAATGTCCGCGTGTTCCACCCAATCCGCCACCGCTTTTTCATACGCCTCGATGTGTGCGGATCCCGCATGCACCGCCAGCGCTTCCTGACTTTCCCAACGCTCGACAAACACAAACCGGCGCGGCTCCTGCACGTCGCGGTGCAGATCGTACTGAAGTGCTCCCTGGTCGTTGCGCGTCGGGCCGACGTGGCCTTCGAGCGCCTGCCGCAGTTGCTCTTCATAGCCCGGCTTCGCCACCGAGATTGCGACCACAGCGATTTCCAGCATGCCGGACCTCCATTTTACGAAAAGCGGCAGCATACCCGGCGCTTGCCAAACCTGCTGGCAGCCTGCGTGCAAGCCAGCGGCGGCCCTGTTCGGGTTTCGTCCACGCTGACCGGATAACCCGTTCAAGCGTCCACACTTCGAGTACCGTCGTTGCCTGGAGTTTGGCGGGTGTCCACTTACCGCCCTGTTACGCTCAGTTTCATACAGGCGATTGATTGCGATACGCGCAATCGATTTTGCGCGCGGCAAGCCGGCGCAAAACTCACGCCGGATGGCCGATTGGCGTGGCGGTCGGCATGACCGGGGATATGACCCCGCGTCTGTGATAACCCGCACATTCACGCGAATTGCAAACTGTTAGACTGGTTTTGACTAATCCGCCGGAGTCCAGCATGGCTGGCATCGTTCTCCGCGTTCCCGGGCTTTATCCGACCCGCCCAACGCACGCGCGGGCCGTGCATCCGTTACGCGCCGTATTGGCTGGCGCGTCCCGTCACCCGCTTACCGCGATGTCGCCATGTCCGCTCTCCTGCCTGCCTTTATGCCATCCGTCAGCGAACTGACCCTGAACGGCCTGCTCCCGCATCTGGTCCGGGAAGAGTCCGGCTGGACCGCGACGTGGCGCGCGCTGACTTTACACAGCGTGTTCCAGCCGGTGCTGTCGGTGACGCACCAGCGCGTGGTCGGCTATGAGGGGTTGCTGCGCGCCTTCGATCCAGTCGGGTTGCCGGTCTCGCCCGACGTGCTGTTTTCCGGCACCCGCTCGGCCGCTGACGCCCGCGAGCTCGACCGCATCGCGCGCTGCCTGCATGTGGCGAATTTCATGGAGCAAGGCATCAGCACCGGCTGGCTGTTTCTGAATACGCGTCCGCAGGTGTTCGAAACCGGCTGGCCGCAACGCGCTTTCATCGACGAACTGTCTGCGCACTTCGGTCTGCCGCAGGAGCGCATCGTGATCGAAGTGCTCGAGCAGCCTGCCGACGACGAATCCGCTGTCGCCAGCATGCTCGCCGCGTCGCAGCCGCGCGACTTCCTGATCGCGATCGACGACTTCGGCACCGGCTTCTCGAACTTCGACCGCGTATGGCGCTTCCGCCCCGACATCGTCAAACTCGACCGCTCGCTGGTCGCGCGCGCCGGTAAGCGCGAAGGCGATGACTCGATGATCGGCCATCTGGTCTCGATGCTGCATCAATCCGGCACGCTGGTGCTGGCCGAAGGCGTCGAAACCGACGAGGAGCTGATGATCCTGATGGAGGCCGACGTCGATTTCGTCCAGGGGTTCTGGCTCGGGCAACCGAAGAGTTCCGTGCAGGCGGCCTGCGCGAAAGTGCCGGCGGTGATCGAATCGATGTGGCGCAAGTTCGCCGACTACGAACGCGAGCACGCCGGCCACCAGCGGCTCGGTTTCGAAGGCTTTGCAGAAGCGGTGCTGGCCGCCGCCGAGACCTACAATGCCACCGGCGATCTGCGCCAGGCGGCGCAAAAGGTCTGGCATCTGCGCGAAGCACGCCGCGTGTTCATCACCGACGGACAGGGCGAGCAGACCCTACCCTCCGTCACGGCCGCCTCGGTGCCGCCGCCTCCGCTGCGGCTCGCGCCGCTCTATACCGATACGCGCAGCAACTGGTCGCGGCGGGCCTATTTCAAGCACGCGCTCGCCGCGCCGGGGCGCGTCGCGATGATGGGTCCGCATTATTCGCTCGCCGACGGTCAGGACTGCTACACCGCGGCCCTCGCCTTCGAGCATGACGGCACGCATGTGCTCTGCGTCGATTTCGTGCCGGCCGCCACGGCCACGGATGCGCGTCCCGCGGGACGCGGCAGCAAGCGCTAATCGTCCACCCGGCCGCGGCCGGATTTGATCTCGCTGCGTTTGGCCTTGCCGTCGAGGCGCCGCAGGTTCGACGCGCGCGTCGGCCGGGTTGCGACGCGCGGCTTGCGCGTTACGCTGACGCTTTCGATCAGTTCATCGAGCCGCGCCAACGCCGCCGCGCGATTCATCTCCTGGGTCCGATGCTCCTGCGCCTTGATGATGACGACGCCGTCGCGCGTGAGCCGATGATCGGACAGCGCGAGCAGGCGCATTTTCAACACTTCCGGCAACGACGAAGCCTGCACATCGAAGCGCAGATGAATGGCGCTCGAGACCTTGTTGACGTTCTGGCCGCCCGCCCCTTGCGCGCGCACTGCGGTCAGTTCGATTTCGTTCGGCGGGATCGGATAGCGGGAAGTCATGAGGCGAGCTTGCAATTGAAGGCATGAGTGTACACAGCGCGAGCCCGATTGCAGCCTACGGACTACCGGGCGCGGCGGCCAATGCGAAAAACTATTTGCGTCCGCGCGGCCAGTTCATCGATACTGCATTTTTCGCTTACAGCGTAAATTCAGATGAAACTCCGTCCAGGTTTTGTGCTGGAACTGGCCGTCAACTTTCTGTTGCCGTGGCTCGCCTACCGGCTTGCGCTGCCGCACCTGGGCGAGACCGGCGCGTTGATCGCGTCCGCCGTGCCGCCGATCGTGTGGAGCTTGATCGAGCTCGTGCGTTTTCGGCGCGTCGACGCGCTGAGCGTGATGGTGGTGGCCGGCATCGTGCTCTCGGTCGCGGCGATGGCGCTCGGCGGCAGTCCGCGCATGCTGCTGTTGCGCGAGTCGCTGGTGTCTGGTGCGGTCGGCGTGGTGTTTCTGCTCTCGTTGCCGATGCGTCGCCCACTGATCTTCTATCTCGCGCGCGCCACCGTCGCCCGCGAGACGGAAGGCGGCGCGGCGCGCTTCGAAGCGCTCTGGCAGGAGCGGCCCGCCCTCGTCACCGCGATGCGGCTGATGACGCTCGTGTGGGGCGTCGGCCTGACCGGTGAAACGGCGCTGCGTGCGTGGATGGCGCTTACGTGGCCGATCGAGCGCTTCCTGGTGGTCTCGCCGTTTATCGGTTACGGCATCTATGGCGGCCTCACGCTGTGGACGCTGTGGTATCGAAAGACCATGCGCGGGCGGGTCGAGGCGCGCGTGCGGCCGGGTGGCGCTGCTAGTTGAGCGGGTTCGGCGCTGAATGCGCGCCTGGACGGTCGCGGCAATCTGCCCATTTGCCGGTCTGCCCTCTGCCCTCTGCCCTCTGCCCTCTGCCCTCTGCCCTCTGCCCTCTGCCCTCTGCCCTCTGCCCCTTGCCGTTCTGCCGTTCTGCCGTTCTGCCGTTCTGCCGTTCTGCCGTTCTGCCGTTCTGCCGTTCTGCCGTTCTGCAGCTTAATTCGCGTGATCCGGCCGCGCGGCAGCCCCCGCCAGTCGCACATGCTACTCAGCGCCGCGCCACGCCTCCGCTATCCGCGCGGCTAACCCCGAGTCACGCTGTGTCGGCGTCGCGATGGCCTGCGCCAGCACGGCGCGCCCGCCGATCACTTCCACCCGTTCACGCGCGCGGGTGATCGCCGTGTACACCAGTTCACGCGACAACACCCGGCTGAATACCGACGGCAGCATCAGCACCGCATGCTCGAACTCCGAGCCCTGCGATTTGTGGACCGTGAGCGCGAACGCGGTGTCGTGCGGCGGAAGCGCTGCCGGCGATACCGCTCGCAAACCACCGTCGCCGGTCCGGAAATACACGCGCAACGCACCGCTCGCGCCCGGCAGCGCAATGCCGATATCGCCGTTGAAGAGACCAAGCGCGTAATCGTTGCGCGTCACCATGACCGGACGGCCGGCGAACCACGGCGCGCCCACTGCCAGCGTCACACCCGCCGCGCGCCGCACCTGCGCCGCCATCGCCGTATTCACCTGATCGACGCCGCGTGGCCCGGAGCGGGTCGCGCACAGAATGCGGAAACGGTTCAACGCGTCGAACAGCGG
The nucleotide sequence above comes from Paraburkholderia sp. FT54. Encoded proteins:
- a CDS encoding VC0807 family protein, producing MKLRPGFVLELAVNFLLPWLAYRLALPHLGETGALIASAVPPIVWSLIELVRFRRVDALSVMVVAGIVLSVAAMALGGSPRMLLLRESLVSGAVGVVFLLSLPMRRPLIFYLARATVARETEGGAARFEALWQERPALVTAMRLMTLVWGVGLTGETALRAWMALTWPIERFLVVSPFIGYGIYGGLTLWTLWYRKTMRGRVEARVRPGGAAS
- a CDS encoding putative quinol monooxygenase; amino-acid sequence: MLEIAVVAISVAKPGYEEQLRQALEGHVGPTRNDQGALQYDLHRDVQEPRRFVFVERWESQEALAVHAGSAHIEAYEKAVADWVEHADIRVVSKIA
- a CDS encoding EAL domain-containing protein, whose product is MSALLPAFMPSVSELTLNGLLPHLVREESGWTATWRALTLHSVFQPVLSVTHQRVVGYEGLLRAFDPVGLPVSPDVLFSGTRSAADARELDRIARCLHVANFMEQGISTGWLFLNTRPQVFETGWPQRAFIDELSAHFGLPQERIVIEVLEQPADDESAVASMLAASQPRDFLIAIDDFGTGFSNFDRVWRFRPDIVKLDRSLVARAGKREGDDSMIGHLVSMLHQSGTLVLAEGVETDEELMILMEADVDFVQGFWLGQPKSSVQAACAKVPAVIESMWRKFADYEREHAGHQRLGFEGFAEAVLAAAETYNATGDLRQAAQKVWHLREARRVFITDGQGEQTLPSVTAASVPPPPLRLAPLYTDTRSNWSRRAYFKHALAAPGRVAMMGPHYSLADGQDCYTAALAFEHDGTHVLCVDFVPAATATDARPAGRGSKR
- the arfB gene encoding alternative ribosome rescue aminoacyl-tRNA hydrolase ArfB, with amino-acid sequence MTSRYPIPPNEIELTAVRAQGAGGQNVNKVSSAIHLRFDVQASSLPEVLKMRLLALSDHRLTRDGVVIIKAQEHRTQEMNRAAALARLDELIESVSVTRKPRVATRPTRASNLRRLDGKAKRSEIKSGRGRVDD